In the genome of Pelobacter seleniigenes DSM 18267, one region contains:
- a CDS encoding roadblock/LC7 domain-containing protein, whose product MLGHQSSLVMYDEEYQRILLLLEKLLRESNSKVIFLVDKNGQLIASTGETANLDTTSLASLTAGNIAATGGLAKLIGEKEFSILFHEGEKDNIHISIVGGRVILVVIFDQRSSLGLVRLRVKKAGLELGTVFEELADKATKVSSMATASPFAEITDDDIDNLFN is encoded by the coding sequence ATGCTTGGTCACCAGTCATCCCTGGTCATGTATGATGAAGAGTACCAGAGGATTCTGCTATTACTGGAAAAGCTGCTGCGTGAATCAAATTCCAAAGTTATTTTTCTGGTCGATAAAAATGGGCAGCTGATTGCTTCGACGGGAGAAACTGCTAATCTCGATACAACCAGTCTGGCCTCGCTGACGGCTGGAAATATTGCAGCGACCGGCGGCCTGGCAAAGCTGATTGGCGAAAAAGAATTTTCGATTTTGTTTCACGAAGGCGAAAAAGACAATATTCACATCTCTATAGTCGGTGGGCGCGTTATTCTGGTGGTTATTTTTGACCAGCGCAGCTCTCTTGGCCTGGTGCGGTTAAGAGTAAAAAAAGCCGGACTGGAACTGGGAACGGTTTTCGAAGAACTGGCGGATAAAGCAACCAAGGTTTCGAGCATGGCGACGGCCAGTCCGTTTGCCGAAATCACCGACGATGATATAGATAACCTCTTCAATTGA
- a CDS encoding GTP-binding protein has protein sequence MSFINYASREINCKIVYYGPGLCGKTTNLQYVYNKTAEESKGKMISLATETERTLFFDFLPLALGEIRGFKTRFHLYTVPGQVFYDASRKLILKGVDGVVFVADSQEERLDANIESLENLKDNLEEQGFDIEKIPFVIQYNKRDLPNVTSVEELSSLLNPRRVPELEACAMSGEGVFETLKAIAKLVLNDLKKGA, from the coding sequence ATGTCCTTCATTAATTATGCATCGCGCGAAATCAACTGTAAGATCGTTTATTACGGCCCTGGTTTGTGCGGAAAAACAACCAATCTTCAATATGTCTACAACAAGACCGCTGAAGAGTCCAAAGGGAAGATGATCTCACTGGCGACAGAGACCGAGAGGACCCTGTTTTTCGATTTTCTGCCTTTGGCTTTGGGCGAAATCCGTGGTTTCAAGACCCGTTTTCATCTTTACACCGTGCCCGGCCAGGTTTTTTATGATGCGTCGCGTAAATTGATCCTGAAAGGGGTCGATGGGGTTGTGTTCGTTGCTGATTCACAGGAAGAACGGCTTGACGCTAATATCGAGAGTCTGGAAAATCTGAAGGATAACCTGGAGGAGCAGGGCTTCGATATCGAAAAAATTCCTTTCGTGATTCAGTACAACAAACGGGATCTGCCCAATGTCACATCCGTTGAAGAACTGAGCAGCTTATTGAATCCACGTCGGGTTCCCGAACTGGAAGCCTGCGCCATGAGTGGTGAGGGGGTTTTTGAAACCCTGAAGGCCATCGCCAAACTGGTCCTCAACGATCTCAAAAAAGGGGCCTGA